The sequence below is a genomic window from Kitasatospora kifunensis.
GAGGCGGATTTCTGGGTGAAATCGCAGCAACGCGGGGAGCTGAGCATTGCCCTGCGGATGTACTTCGGCACCTTCAACCTCAACGTGCTGTTTCACGAGGGCGGCCTGCTGCTCTCGCTGGTGGCCGCTGTCGCGGCGGTGTTCGGCCGCTGGACGACTGCCCGGCTGTCCGGCCTGGTCGGTCTGCTGCTGACGCTGACCAACGTGGTGATGATGTTGCCGGAGTCTCCGACGTGGGCCGAAGGCCAGTGGGCCCGGCTGGTCGCCCGGGAGACCGTCCTCTACGGGCCGCAGGTGCTCTGGGTGCTGATCCTGCTGGCCGCACCGCGCGACCTGCTCGGACCGGCCACCCGTCGGCGCACCTGGAGCGCCCTGGCGGGAGCGGTGGTCGGCGGCGTCCTGCTCAACTCGGCGCTCGGGGTAGGGCCGTGGCTGGCGCTCGACAACGAGCCCAACAGCGTGGTGCTGGCGCTGGTGCTCGGAGCGACGGAACTCGCGCTGCTCGCCGTGGCCGTGCCCGCCCTGCTGCGCGGCCGGTACGGTCCGGCCGCCGCAGCGCTGGCCGGGTCGCCGATCGTGCTCCTGATGCTCTTCTCGGTCATCTGCCACCTGTGGAACACCGGGGGCCGCAGCACAGCGGTGGCGGTGTTCGGCGTGGCCGTGGTGCTCGCGGTGGTGCTGAGCCGCTGGCGTCCGACGATCCCCGACCGCCGGCCGCCCACGGTCGGCTGACGGTCGGGGCGGGCGGAGCCGCGGGTGCAGGGGAAGTGGTGTTGACGGTCACGGTGGCTGGGTGTCGCGTAGTCTTTCGGCAGTCTGCAGCATGCCAACGAGACTGGACATGACCACGGAGAGGACGTCGAAGCGCTCCATGTCAGATGCCCTTTTTGCCCTTGAACCAGGCAAGCCCGTCGCTGTCGAGTTGGACGACGGAGGCGTCATCACCGATGTCGAGACGGAGGACATCGGTGAGCGGATCGACAACCCCTTCGACCCGGATCAGATCGAGGTGCAGACCCGCAACCCGACGGTTTCGCTGTTGCTGAACCGGATCAGACGGGGGACTGTCGACCTTGCACCGGACTTCCAACGACGGGCCGGTATCTGGACCGCCAAGGCACAGAGTCGGCTCATTGAATCGTTGCTGCTGCGTATCACGCTTCCCACGCTCTACGCGGCGGAGGTCGAGGACGACATCTGGGCGATCGTTGACGGCGTGCAGCGCCTGTCCACGATCGCCCGTTTCGTCGCGCCAGAGGCTATCGATTCCGAGCCGCTGCGGCTGACCGGCCTGGAGTACTTGAAGGACCTGGACGGGTGCACCTTCGAGGACCTCCCGGGTCGGCTTCAGACTCGGATCGAGGAGGCCGAACTCGTCGTCCTGCTGATCCGCAGGGGTACGCCCGAGGAGGTGAAGTTCAACATCTTCGCCCGCATCAACACGGGCGGCCGTCCGCTGACCCGGCAGGAACTGCGGCACGCCCTGATCCCCGGCACGTCCCGGGTCTTCCTCTATGAACTGGCTACTACTGCTGAGTTCATGCAGGCCACCGCCCACAGCGTGTCGCCCGAGCGGATGTCTGACCGGGAGATGTGCCTGCGTTTCCTGGCTTTCGTGCTGGCGCCGCCGGAGCTCTATACGAACCAGGACTTTGACGGCTTCCTCCGCCGGGCCATGCATGAGATCAATCGTTTGAACGACGAAGGGCTCGGCATGCTGAGGGAGCAGTTCAAGGGGTCGATGCGAGCCAGTCGGTTGGTCTTCGGTGAGCACGCATTCCGGAAGCGATTTCCCGCATCTGATCGGCGGTCGCCGGTAAACAAGGCTATTTTCGAGGCCCAGGCAGTCACCCTGTCCTGGCGCTCCGAAGCCGAGATAGCAGCCCTGGCGGAGCGACGAGAACTGGTGGCAGAGAAGTTCCTCG
It includes:
- a CDS encoding DUF262 domain-containing protein, whose protein sequence is MTTERTSKRSMSDALFALEPGKPVAVELDDGGVITDVETEDIGERIDNPFDPDQIEVQTRNPTVSLLLNRIRRGTVDLAPDFQRRAGIWTAKAQSRLIESLLLRITLPTLYAAEVEDDIWAIVDGVQRLSTIARFVAPEAIDSEPLRLTGLEYLKDLDGCTFEDLPGRLQTRIEEAELVVLLIRRGTPEEVKFNIFARINTGGRPLTRQELRHALIPGTSRVFLYELATTAEFMQATAHSVSPERMSDREMCLRFLAFVLAPPELYTNQDFDGFLRRAMHEINRLNDEGLGMLREQFKGSMRASRLVFGEHAFRKRFPASDRRSPVNKAIFEAQAVTLSWRSEAEIAALAERRELVAEKFLDLMHDASFVTAVSSGTGDVAKVKHRFSEIDRIFQETLDA